The DNA sequence ataaagaaagtttattaacaaaaactataagaataagaaaaccagaataaaacttccagaaaacccttttctcccccgctacccaaccattctcttgttcacatgacaacagacaaaaaactttggtgtttaaaacagtcccagttctttttagagtcttttcatcagtctttgtagagaaacagaagtctttttctgctaatctatggagtttctcacaagaaaactaattttcttcatagctttctatttctctgatgccagctgcccaaaaatctgccatcagttctctcctcccatttcacatcactctgaggtgtgttatgggtcaaatgagtctagggatgtcatttttaaggatgagttattcaaaggcaaaagttgtcttcatttgtctctgtgagcctctctggaaacagaagttttctctttgcctctacaatgGCCCTcaatcttcaactattactttttcccctctgttccagcatctcactgtatcacaattactccactttttgctcaaaatccacactttgaacactccattccttccaatatactctgtcatgaattaaaggagttttttttcagaacactattgtccatctccatagctttaacaaaaaaatatttcagcttattaaagcatctccttattctcttttccccatctaaaacttaattcttttcttcactgtctttgatggtgagacggagctctgttacctcgtcagaagctggaaaccaaagagaacaagagagccctggctttacaccttaaggtggtgttcacaagttgatctcacttctcaatgGTTAAAACCGCTGCGAATTCTCaaaaatgaccaataattggtcagaagaaaaaactgccatcagcctccagcagcttcaacttccctagctcccaaagctatcttaaaggtaaagtcaccccaggacagcatGGAAACGAAAAGCCACAAGGAAACTGTTTTTCTTGTAGAaaactctccatggaatgacaagagaaaactcctctctctacaaagactgatgaaaaggcTATTGTATAGTtagtactgctttaacatcccaggttttgtgtCTGCAGTGTCagttgggaaaagaaaaaaagttaggTGGAGGTAGGAAaagtttctggaagttttattcttctttcttattcttgtagttttactaataaactttctttattccttttaagttttaagcctgttttgcccttctcctaatccatatctcacagcagaagATAAATAGGTACCGTGGTGATTCTAGCTAGAGCTAAAACCCACCccattatttggtgcattggctgggaaaCACAAATTGGCAAACCTAAACTACTACGAGTAGGGAAGTTGTTTGTAAATTAGAGTGTTACTTACTGAaactaagagaaaaaatatctgtCCACATTAGTGACGTTTGTGCTAGCATATCCTGTTAAATGGAGCAAAATGGCTTTTATTTGTCTTCACTATCTGAACAGGCAAAAAAAGTCAAAAGTAGATACCTGCAATCCTTGaaaatttttaatggatttctTGGAAATGTCATTTGTGTTCTCAGACTTTAGTCTCTGTATTTTAAGATTTATATGCAGTTTGATGGAGTAGATTATTGTTTTTGCCTTTTTGGTTTTCAGTAGGAGCTCTTGGTGCTATTTAGTCTCATTTATTGTTTGGTGAGAACTGAATAAACTAAATTTATTGTTGTGATATTAATGTTTTGGAGGTAGTGGTGATGAGGAATTTTCATACCGTTACCCCGCTAATTTATTTTCACCTgtatttgcttcattttaaaTGTCATGGCTTGAGTTTTACCATGCGGGATGTTCTCCAAATAAGGGCAGTGGTGTTGCCGTACAAATATTACAGCTCTCTTGCAGCTCAGGACTGTATAAATAGAAAGACATGAATGATTGTGAATTTTTCTGCCCAATTTTGCTTAACTTCAAATGTAAAGCAGTACAGAATCTGTTATGTCTCTGTTTTCTTGGATCTCACTTGGAACAGCAGATTATTTGAGCCTGTAGCAAAGATAATTTGTTCTTTAGCTACTCAGTTGTTAAAAAGCTGTTGTCTAAGCCTCATTAAAACCTACTATATGTAAACTCTCACAAAGTCTTCCAACTAAACAGTTTTTCTGTATCTTAGTTCTTCATTTatcctcctttttcttcagtTGGTCAGTATTAGCAATCCTTAAGCAAAATAGAGGAGTGCAATATCTGAATTTTGAGCCATTTAGTCTGCAATATAAAAATCTACCTaagtgtcttggtttgaaaagacaggcGTCTGCTAAGGAAGGTAGAAATgtcccttgaaatggaaataatGTGAACTacccccccccgcccccacTCACAAATTATTACATTCTTGAAATCAAGAGGCtgtcaggcaaagatatggaaATAGGAATATTTCCTATTAGTAGGAAGtagttctttactaggaaaattaaaataaaaatgcagtagtacaaaaaagaaaaccgacaaaaaaacaacctattgacagagtcagaatacaacctgacacccttTTAGCCAGGATGTTGGTAGCAGTCCAGTTAAATgatggctgcagtcctcctggagtgacaggtGTGGTTTTGTTGAAGTAATGGTCCCCTAGAAGGGcgtagttttcctctgaaggtccagtggtgatGTAGATGGGTCCAGTCTCCTGCCTCTGGTAattcagtggagaaaggctgctgtgGTGTTCCGAGTCTCCAGAGATACACATGTGTagatgcttggctcctccccctgagtggagcatctcacagtgggatgatgtaattttatcagtcatgtaATGAGACTgaatggcccattaacagaagatatccctctggagggaggatgggttgtggaagagataaataatactgccccacctggtttcaATAGATAGTAATAGAAtgcatacttttggttacatcttgcattgcaacccaagacactAAAAGTGATGTAATACATTAGTGGCAAAAGGCAATAACACCAGATGGTTTTTGTCTGCCACTTATTGGGGTTAAGTAGTTTCTGAGTTGGTTTTAAAGAAATAAGTTAGTTGCTATTACAAGtcagagatttttttgtgtcttttcccCCAAGTGAGATGTATTATCGCACACTTGGAGTACCCTATGATTACATTTGTGAAAGAAAACTTAAGATTACTAGTTTATAGAGAATATGTATTTACTTTGCTAAAAGAGTAGTCAACTGTAATTCTTAATAAAATGTGTTATTCTTCCAGCAGACCCCTGGAAGTCTAAAGGATGGAGGTAGAGGAGAGCCAAGCGCAGTCCCTGAATGAGATGCCAGAGCCCAGCTGTGCTAGCGGTGCCAGTTGGCACCTCACCGACACCACCCGACTGCAGCACTTCCTGTGCTTTGGGTCCGAGGGCAGCACTTACCATGTCAAGGAGCAGAAGCTGGGCTTTGAAAATGCAGAAGCTTTGCTAAGGCTGATTGAAGAGGGCAGAGGCTGCGAAGTtgtggaagaaataaaagcatttagTCAAGAAGGCAGAGCAGCAAAACAGGAGCCCCTGCTCTTTGCCCTTGCAGTTTGCTCGCAGTGTTCTGAtgctaaaacaaaacaagcagcatTTAAAGCTGTCCCTGAGGTGTGTTGCATACCAACCCATCTCTTTACTTTCATCCAGTTTAAAAAAGATCTGAAGGAGGGCATGAAATGTGGCATGTGGGGCCGTGCTTTGAGGAAAGCTGTTGCAGATTGGTACAATGGAAAAAATGGCATGGCTCTTGCTTTAGCAGTTacaaaaaataagcaaagaagTGGTTGGTCTCATAAAGATCTTCTGAGATTGTCCCACCTAAAACCTGCCAGTGAAggtaataaatttttatttacctGAAAATACTGTGTATTAACACCTTTATGATTAATATGAAAGTATTTTGGAAACCCAAGTGCCACTGTAGATGAATTCTTAGTGAGGATTGcacttaaaaatgtaaattgcaTCTTAAAAATGTGGATGTTCATATCAAAACCACACATGTTTATCTTCAAGGTAAGCAGGGTTTGTTCCTTCTTCCATATGCCAACAGAAGATAAAATAACAGAACTCCctaattttcttcctgcttgCTTACAAATGATGAAATAACACTTTTTTGTTATGTGGGAAGATCTGTTGATTTAAAATCTTAGAATAACAGAATGATTTGGATTGGGAGGGACCATGATGATCCAGTTcaaacccctctgccatgggcagggacaccttccactagcccaggctgctcagagctccatccagcctggccttgaacatgtccagggatggggcatccacagcatctctgggcaATGTAGCAAATACATAAAGCTCCTTACTTCTAAGGAGATTAATACAGTAATTAAAAGTGCCGCTCTAAATTGTGTGTGGCTGACCTTTTCAATAGGTGTTTGGCACATCTAAGAATAAAACCTGCTAATTCATTTGCATGCTAGAATGATAAATGCCAGTATACAGATGGTAATCCTGCTtaagaaattgttttctttttcatcagGAATTGCAATAGTCACTAAGTATATTACCAAGGGGTGGAAAGATGTCGAAGAAGCTTATAAACAGAAAGCAGTTTCTGCTGAGACTGAAAAACTCTTGAAGTATCTGGAGGCTGTGGAGAAAGTAAAACACACAAAAGATGAATTGGAAATTATTCATTTGATAGAGGAATATGGTCTAGTTAGGGAGCATCTCCTAACAAACCATCTGAAATCTAAAGAGGTAAGTAAACTTCCTTAGCTGAATTCTCCATAGAAGTATGAGTTCTCCATAGAGTAATGCTGTTCAGAGTCTTAAGTctagatttctttaaaaaatagcCCTTACACTGTTTTTCAAATTGTTTACCCAAATAGTTAATTTACAATAATTAAGATCTCAATATAATTTGTATATCTATTTTAAGGTACACTTATTCAATGTACAGATGCCAGTTCTTGTACTTTGAAAATCTCATCTTTCTGCGTTTCCCTTCTCTTTCATCGTAGGTATGGAAGGCATTACTCAAGGAGATGCCTGTATCTGTATTATTGAGAAATTTAGGAAAGCTGGCAGCAAATTCAGTGCTTGAACCACGAGGTTCAGAAGTGGCAATAGTATGTGAAAAACTGAGAAATGAGAAGCTGCTAAAAAAGGTAAGAACTTTATAATCAATACCAGCATTGGTAGATTTTACTTTTTATGTTTAgtttattctgttttaaaactgCAGTTTAATGCCtacaactttattttaaaacttgtgCTTATAACTTCACATTTGATGCCCCACCTGCATTCTGAAACATTCTGATATAATAGGTGTATTGGCAGGTATTGGATCTTTTCTTAAACGAGGGCTGTGTCAAACTTTGTGAATTGAGTTCATCAATTTCTTCTgagtcttttaatttttaagggaGTTAAGAAATAGCAGCTGAGGGAAAACACAAGATGGTCAAGGACACTTTCCtcttttttgattgttttattGTCCATCAAAGTGGTAGGAAagtaagaaggaaaagagggtTCCCCAAAGAGAGAataaaattttgagggatttagTCAGAGGTAGACAGGACAAGTGTCTTGAGCAGCAGCTTTGTGAGCTGGGAAGATTAAAATCAGGACACTTAAATTCTTCAGCACCAGAGCTGAATTGAGCACAACAACAGTCCTTTTTTCCCCGTCCTACTGCAATTGCTTTTCTCTGGTTTCTTCCTTAATCATACACAGGTACTGGAGAAGGGAGAGCAAAGATCATGGTGCAGTACCTTGATGAAAGATAGACGATGGACAGGCATTCAGATTTACTGAGTTTTGATGCTGGCAGTGATTAAGGACTGAAACACCTTTTTCAGATAAAGATAACAAAATGTTGATAAGGTTATATAAATTAAGTTTAtatatggaaaggaaaaaaaaaatcgttTAAAGTGTTTTATAGCATGAGGAAAATGAATGCTCTGttccaaaaataatttcttgtccATTGTTACTGTATCTTGTATAAAGCTAGTTTTAAGTTGGTTCTTTTCCTTGCTCAGCTCCTTTCTcttcagctgggcagggacttTCTCTTACTGTAAGCCTGTGATGGAAAATTGCAGTAGACTATCATAGAGCTGCAAAATTTTAGCAGTATTCTGGTGACGGCATCCCATATGGTGTTAGAGGATTCTTGAGAGGGAATGAGGTCTCCATTAGCAGTAACCCGCAAGTATCCGTTCATCCAACACCTCTATAAA is a window from the Poecile atricapillus isolate bPoeAtr1 chromosome 7, bPoeAtr1.hap1, whole genome shotgun sequence genome containing:
- the RO60 gene encoding RNA-binding protein RO60 isoform X1 yields the protein MEVEESQAQSLNEMPEPSCASGASWHLTDTTRLQHFLCFGSEGSTYHVKEQKLGFENAEALLRLIEEGRGCEVVEEIKAFSQEGRAAKQEPLLFALAVCSQCSDAKTKQAAFKAVPEVCCIPTHLFTFIQFKKDLKEGMKCGMWGRALRKAVADWYNGKNGMALALAVTKNKQRSGWSHKDLLRLSHLKPASEGIAIVTKYITKGWKDVEEAYKQKAVSAETEKLLKYLEAVEKVKHTKDELEIIHLIEEYGLVREHLLTNHLKSKEVWKALLKEMPVSVLLRNLGKLAANSVLEPRGSEVAIVCEKLRNEKLLKKGRIHPFHILVALETYKAGHGHRGKLWWHPDEDILEALDASFYKAFKTLEPTGKRFVIAVDVSASMTQKVLGSVLNASTVAAVMCMVVARTEKDSQIVAFSHEIVPCPVTADMTLPQVLVKMYEIPVGTTDCSLPMIWAQKTQTPADVFIVFTDNETFAGSTPPAMALTEYREKMGIPAKLVVCGMTSRGFTIAGTDDRGMLDICGFDTGALDVIRNFTLDLI
- the RO60 gene encoding RNA-binding protein RO60 isoform X4 gives rise to the protein MEVEESQAQSLNEMPEPSCASGASWHLTDTTRLQHFLCFGSEGSTYHVKEQKLGFENAEALLRLIEEGRGCEVVEEIKAFSQEGRAAKQEPLLFALAVCSQCSDAKTKQAAFKAVPEVCCIPTHLFTFIQFKKDLKEGMKCGMWGRALRKAVADWYNGKNGMALALAVTKNKQRSGWSHKDLLRLSHLKPASEGIAIVTKYITKGWKDVEEAYKQKAVSAETEKLLKYLEAVEKVKHTKDELEIIHLIEEYGLVREHLLTNHLKSKEVWKALLKEMPVSVLLRNLGKLAANSVLEPRGSEVAIVCEKLRNEKLLKKGRIHPFHILVALETYKAGHGHRGKLWWHPDEDILEALDASFYKAFKTLEPTGKRFVIAVDVSASMTQKVLGSVLNASTVAAVMCMVVARTEKDSQIVAFSHEIVPCPVTADMTLPQVLVKMYEIPVGTTDCSLPMIWAQKTQTPADVFIVFTDNETFAGSTPPAMALTEYREKMGIPAKLVVCGMTSRGFTIAGTDDRGMHLLFPVGPLLATDFTLGTPSQIYFISLRHIVYISECYLFVKGKQEKQMRNLLYFFCCTQFKRTVRSLLKVVTGLHSI
- the RO60 gene encoding RNA-binding protein RO60 isoform X2 — encoded protein: MEVEESQAQSLNEMPEPSCASGASWHLTDTTRLQHFLCFGSEGSTYHVKEQKLGFENAEALLRLIEEGRGCEVVEEIKAFSQEGRAAKQEPLLFALAVCSQCSDAKTKQAAFKAVPEVCCIPTHLFTFIQFKKDLKEGMKCGMWGRALRKAVADWYNGKNGMALALAVTKNKQRSGWSHKDLLRLSHLKPASEGIAIVTKYITKGWKDVEEAYKQKAVSAETEKLLKYLEAVEKVKHTKDELEIIHLIEEYGLVREHLLTNHLKSKEVWKALLKEMPVSVLLRNLGKLAANSVLEPRGSEVAIVCEKLRNEKLLKKTLEPTGKRFVIAVDVSASMTQKVLGSVLNASTVAAVMCMVVARTEKDSQIVAFSHEIVPCPVTADMTLPQVLVKMYEIPVGTTDCSLPMIWAQKTQTPADVFIVFTDNETFAGSTPPAMALTEYREKMGIPAKLVVCGMTSRGFTIAGTDDRGMLDICGFDTGALDVIRNFTLDLI